A stretch of the Vibrio aphrogenes genome encodes the following:
- a CDS encoding GlcG/HbpS family heme-binding protein, which yields MMSLTLQQALSITQGAFSAALDLKSAPLTVAVLDSGGKLVSLQRQDGSSMMRPDIAIAKAWGALALGCSSRKLAQDADARPAFISAINVLAHGNMVPVPGGVLVQNELKQVLGAVGISGDLSDLDEKCALEGILHANLYSSDT from the coding sequence ATCATGAGTTTGACACTGCAACAAGCATTAAGTATTACCCAAGGTGCGTTTAGCGCCGCCTTAGACTTAAAAAGCGCCCCACTCACTGTGGCTGTTTTAGACAGTGGTGGCAAACTGGTTTCCCTACAGCGGCAAGATGGTTCAAGTATGATGCGACCCGATATTGCCATAGCCAAAGCTTGGGGAGCACTGGCATTAGGATGCTCATCACGTAAGCTCGCCCAAGATGCGGATGCCCGACCTGCATTTATTTCTGCAATTAATGTACTCGCACATGGCAATATGGTTCCCGTCCCTGGTGGTGTTTTGGTTCAAAATGAATTAAAACAAGTATTAGGTGCCGTTGGGATCAGTGGAGACCTCTCAGATTTAGATGAAAAGTGCGCATTAGAAGGTATTTTGCATGCAAATTTGTATTCATCTGACACTTAG
- the aceB gene encoding malate synthase A, with protein sequence MQAQQSRAIEVVGELKSEQQKAILSEEALNFLDALVTTFTAPLNDALQLRRQRQAQFDAGELPGFRDDTKAIREDKSWKVAPIPKVLQDRRVEITGPVERKMVINALNSGAKIFMCCFEDASAPTWDNMLDGQINLRDANDGTISYFDEKKGKQYDLVAEPAQLLARPRGLHLPEKHIQYQGQAIAGCLMDFGLYFFHNYQTRAQKGEGVYYYIPKLESMEEAKWWDDVFRFTEEYFKVEIGTIRATVLIETLPAVFQMEEMLYVMRDHIVAMNCGRWDYIFSYIKTLKNHKDRILPDRHSVGMDKPFLNAYSQLLVKTCHARGALAMGGMSAFIPNADPQVMQQVLAKVEEDKNRESSNGHDGTWVAHPKLVDVAMGIFENKLEGKINQVDFDSSYVGDITAEQLLEPCQGPRNEEGLRKNIRIALYYIESWISGVGCVPIYGLMEDAATAEISRASIWQWIKHGVQLDDGQVVTEDYFRTLLAEELNTIKQEVGEPRYAQGRFEETAKMFDVLSTQDDFAEFLTLPSYPLLR encoded by the coding sequence ATGCAAGCCCAACAATCAAGAGCCATTGAAGTGGTTGGAGAGCTGAAATCAGAACAACAAAAAGCCATTCTTTCTGAAGAAGCGTTAAACTTTTTAGATGCTTTAGTGACTACGTTCACTGCACCATTGAATGATGCGCTGCAATTGCGTCGCCAGCGCCAAGCTCAGTTTGATGCAGGTGAATTACCAGGCTTTCGCGATGACACCAAGGCCATTCGAGAAGATAAATCTTGGAAAGTCGCTCCGATCCCTAAAGTTTTACAAGATCGCCGCGTTGAAATTACCGGTCCTGTTGAGCGTAAAATGGTCATTAATGCGCTCAACTCTGGTGCTAAAATCTTCATGTGTTGTTTTGAAGACGCCTCAGCGCCAACTTGGGACAACATGCTAGATGGTCAAATTAACTTACGAGATGCCAATGATGGCACCATCAGTTATTTTGATGAAAAGAAGGGAAAACAATACGATTTAGTCGCAGAGCCTGCTCAACTATTAGCTCGCCCACGTGGTTTACACCTTCCTGAAAAACACATTCAATATCAAGGCCAAGCTATTGCCGGTTGCTTGATGGATTTCGGCTTGTACTTCTTCCATAACTATCAAACCCGCGCGCAAAAAGGCGAAGGAGTTTATTACTACATTCCAAAACTGGAAAGTATGGAAGAAGCCAAGTGGTGGGATGATGTCTTCCGTTTCACTGAAGAATACTTCAAGGTCGAGATCGGAACCATTCGTGCCACTGTCTTGATAGAAACCCTGCCTGCTGTTTTCCAAATGGAAGAGATGCTGTACGTCATGCGTGATCACATTGTCGCCATGAACTGTGGTCGCTGGGATTACATTTTCAGCTACATCAAAACACTGAAAAATCATAAAGATCGTATCCTGCCAGACCGTCATAGTGTGGGCATGGATAAACCTTTCCTCAACGCTTATAGCCAATTATTAGTCAAAACCTGTCACGCTCGTGGCGCGTTAGCAATGGGCGGAATGTCAGCCTTTATTCCAAACGCCGACCCACAAGTAATGCAACAAGTATTGGCTAAAGTAGAAGAAGATAAAAACCGTGAATCATCGAATGGACACGATGGCACATGGGTTGCGCATCCAAAACTTGTCGATGTTGCGATGGGTATTTTTGAAAACAAACTTGAGGGCAAAATTAACCAAGTCGATTTTGACAGCAGCTATGTCGGTGACATTACTGCCGAACAATTACTCGAGCCGTGCCAAGGCCCTCGTAATGAAGAAGGCTTACGTAAAAATATTCGTATTGCGCTTTATTACATTGAATCTTGGATCAGCGGTGTAGGTTGTGTGCCAATTTATGGCTTGATGGAAGATGCAGCAACGGCCGAAATTTCTCGCGCCAGCATCTGGCAATGGATCAAGCACGGCGTACAACTTGATGATGGCCAAGTGGTAACAGAGGACTATTTCCGTACTCTGTTGGCAGAAGAACTAAACACTATCAAGCAAGAAGTTGGCGAGCCACGTTATGCTCAAGGACGATTTGAAGAAACGGCCAAGATGTTCGATGTTTTATCGACCCAAGACGATTTTGCAGAGTTCTTGACACTACCAAGCTATCCTCTTCTTCGTTAA
- the gcl gene encoding glyoxylate carboligase — MARMKAIEAAVEVLKKEGVDIAFGVPGAAINPFYAAMKKIGGIDHVLARHVEGASHMAEGYTRTNDKNIGVCIGTSGPAGTDMITGLYSASADSIPILCITGQAPRARLHKEDFQAVDIESIAKPVTKWATTVLEPALVPRAFQQAFHIMRSGRPGPVLIDLPIDVQLAEIEFDIDTYESLEPYQPSATRGQVEKALTMLTESEKPLIVSGGGVINAGASAELQELAEILNVPVIPTLMGWGSIPDNHELMAGMVGLQTSHRYGNATMLASDFVLGIGNRWANRHTGSVDVYTQGRKFVHVDIEPTQIGRVFCPDLGIVSDAKSALNLFVEVAKEMKAAGKLKDRSNWVGECIERKASLLRKTHFEEVPMKPMRVYEEMNKAFGEDTCYVSTIGLSQIAAAQFLHVYKPRHWINCGQAGPLGWTIPAALGVRAADPNRPIVAISGDYDFQFMIEELAAGAQFNLPYIHVVVNNSYLGLIRQAQRQFDIDYCVQLAFENQNSPEMEGYGVDHVAVVEGLGCKAIRVRHPEDAPAAFEEAKQLMEKHRVPVVVEFILERVTNIAMGVEIDGINEFESLANEEGDAPTAITFNQ; from the coding sequence ATGGCGAGAATGAAAGCAATCGAAGCCGCTGTAGAAGTACTAAAAAAGGAAGGGGTTGATATTGCCTTTGGCGTACCAGGCGCGGCAATTAACCCATTTTATGCTGCAATGAAAAAAATTGGCGGGATTGACCATGTTCTAGCTCGACATGTGGAAGGTGCTTCTCACATGGCGGAAGGTTATACCCGTACTAATGATAAAAATATTGGTGTGTGTATCGGTACGTCTGGCCCGGCGGGTACGGATATGATTACTGGCTTATATTCCGCCTCTGCCGATTCTATCCCTATTTTATGTATCACAGGTCAAGCTCCTCGCGCTCGCTTACATAAAGAAGATTTCCAAGCGGTGGATATTGAATCGATCGCCAAACCTGTCACTAAATGGGCGACAACTGTTTTAGAGCCGGCCTTGGTGCCACGTGCATTCCAACAAGCTTTCCATATTATGCGCTCAGGTCGCCCAGGACCGGTATTAATTGATTTACCGATCGATGTGCAATTAGCTGAAATTGAGTTTGATATCGATACTTATGAGTCTTTAGAGCCGTATCAACCGAGTGCAACTCGTGGACAAGTTGAAAAAGCTTTAACCATGTTAACGGAGTCAGAGAAACCTCTGATTGTCTCTGGTGGTGGGGTGATTAATGCCGGTGCGAGCGCTGAGCTGCAAGAATTGGCTGAAATATTAAATGTTCCCGTTATTCCAACCTTAATGGGCTGGGGCAGTATTCCGGATAACCATGAACTGATGGCAGGTATGGTGGGGCTACAAACGTCACATCGTTATGGTAATGCCACCATGTTGGCTTCTGATTTTGTATTGGGTATTGGTAACCGCTGGGCAAACCGTCATACCGGCTCGGTGGATGTGTATACCCAAGGCCGTAAATTTGTGCATGTGGATATTGAACCAACGCAAATTGGTCGTGTGTTCTGCCCAGACCTTGGCATCGTATCAGACGCTAAATCTGCTTTGAATTTGTTTGTTGAAGTGGCCAAAGAAATGAAAGCCGCTGGCAAGTTAAAAGATCGTTCGAACTGGGTTGGCGAGTGTATTGAGCGTAAAGCTTCATTATTACGCAAAACACACTTTGAAGAAGTCCCAATGAAACCAATGCGTGTTTATGAAGAGATGAACAAAGCGTTTGGTGAAGATACCTGTTATGTCAGCACCATTGGTTTGTCGCAAATTGCCGCGGCGCAATTCCTACATGTGTATAAACCACGCCACTGGATTAACTGTGGTCAAGCCGGCCCATTAGGCTGGACAATTCCGGCGGCTTTAGGTGTACGCGCGGCCGATCCAAACCGTCCAATTGTGGCGATTTCTGGTGACTATGATTTCCAATTCATGATTGAAGAATTGGCCGCAGGTGCGCAATTTAACCTGCCTTATATCCACGTCGTCGTTAACAACTCATACCTTGGTTTGATTCGTCAAGCGCAACGTCAATTTGATATTGATTATTGTGTCCAGTTGGCTTTTGAAAACCAAAACTCACCAGAGATGGAAGGTTATGGGGTGGATCATGTTGCTGTAGTTGAAGGCCTTGGCTGTAAAGCAATTCGAGTGCGTCACCCTGAAGATGCTCCTGCCGCCTTTGAAGAAGCGAAACAACTGATGGAAAAACATCGTGTTCCTGTGGTGGTTGAGTTCATTTTAGAACGCGTTACCAACATTGCGATGGGCGTTGAAATTGACGGCATCAATGAGTTTGAAAGCCTTGCAAATGAAGAAGGTGATGCCCCAACAGCGATTACCTTTAACCAATAA
- the hyi gene encoding hydroxypyruvate isomerase translates to MPKFAANLSMLFTEVDFLQRFGQAAEAGFQGVEYLFPYDFEASTIKQVLDDNNLQQVLFNLPAGNWLDGDRGIAVDPKRVDEFQQGVTKAIQYAKVLDCQQVNCLAGIVPDGVNPQQAEETFVSNLRFAAAALKENGISLIIEAINTRDIPGFFLNTTQQALNIIDKVGSDNLRVQYDIYHMQIMEGDLAPTLSEHLSQIQHVQLADNPGRHEPGTGEINYPFLFKHLDSIGYDGWIGCEYKPKTTTLEGLGWMKALA, encoded by the coding sequence ATGCCTAAGTTTGCGGCAAATCTATCAATGCTCTTTACCGAAGTTGATTTTTTACAACGTTTTGGACAAGCAGCGGAAGCAGGGTTTCAAGGTGTGGAATATCTCTTTCCGTACGATTTTGAAGCGAGCACCATTAAGCAAGTATTAGACGATAATAACTTGCAACAAGTGCTGTTCAATTTACCTGCGGGTAACTGGCTAGATGGTGACCGTGGTATTGCGGTAGACCCTAAACGTGTCGATGAATTTCAACAAGGTGTCACCAAAGCAATTCAATACGCCAAAGTATTGGATTGCCAACAAGTGAATTGTTTAGCCGGTATCGTGCCAGACGGTGTTAACCCACAACAAGCGGAAGAGACGTTTGTGAGTAACTTACGCTTTGCGGCGGCGGCACTGAAAGAAAATGGCATTAGCCTCATTATTGAAGCGATTAATACGCGTGATATTCCTGGGTTTTTCTTAAATACCACCCAACAAGCGTTAAACATTATCGACAAAGTAGGCAGTGATAATTTACGAGTGCAATACGATATTTATCACATGCAAATCATGGAAGGGGATTTGGCCCCAACGTTAAGTGAGCATTTGTCTCAAATTCAACATGTTCAGTTGGCTGATAACCCAGGACGTCACGAACCGGGGACGGGGGAGATTAACTACCCATTTTTGTTTAAGCATTTAGACAGCATTGGTTACGACGGTTGGATCGGCTGTGAATATAAGCCCAAAACCACCACTCTTGAAGGCTTAGGTTGGATGAAAGCGTTAGCCTAA
- a CDS encoding 2-hydroxy-3-oxopropionate reductase, with protein MTKPTVAFIGTGIMGKPMALNLQKAGYQMVVSDHFVAPPQELVDGGATVVHSGKEAAQVADIIITMVPNTPDVADALFGDNGIAQGLSAGKLVIDMSSIAPIETQEFAKQIKECGAEYLDAPVSGGEIGAINASLTIMVGGSEAAFEQAKPLFEVMGQNITLVGENGAGQICKVANQIIVALNIEAVSEALVFASKAGADPARVRNALMGGFANSKILEVHGERMVKGTFDPGFRIALHQKDLNLALTGAKQLGLDLPNTATAQQLFTECAEMDGSSWDHSALIKAIEARGNHNIRGE; from the coding sequence ATGACTAAACCAACAGTTGCATTTATTGGTACAGGCATCATGGGTAAACCAATGGCGCTTAATCTACAAAAAGCGGGTTATCAAATGGTGGTTTCCGATCACTTTGTGGCTCCACCTCAAGAGCTAGTCGATGGCGGCGCAACCGTGGTACACAGTGGTAAAGAAGCCGCTCAAGTGGCGGATATTATTATCACTATGGTACCGAATACACCAGATGTTGCCGATGCGCTATTTGGCGACAATGGCATTGCTCAAGGGCTATCAGCAGGCAAGTTAGTGATCGATATGAGCTCGATTGCGCCGATTGAAACGCAAGAGTTCGCCAAGCAAATCAAAGAGTGCGGAGCAGAGTATCTTGATGCACCAGTATCGGGTGGTGAAATTGGGGCGATCAATGCCTCGCTGACCATTATGGTCGGTGGCAGCGAAGCGGCGTTTGAGCAAGCGAAACCTCTGTTTGAAGTGATGGGTCAAAACATTACGCTGGTGGGCGAAAATGGCGCAGGGCAAATCTGTAAAGTCGCTAACCAAATCATTGTGGCGCTGAATATTGAAGCAGTATCGGAAGCGCTCGTGTTTGCTTCAAAAGCGGGTGCCGATCCGGCGCGAGTTCGTAATGCACTCATGGGTGGTTTTGCCAATTCTAAAATTTTAGAAGTGCATGGTGAGCGCATGGTGAAAGGTACGTTTGATCCAGGCTTTAGAATTGCATTACACCAAAAAGATTTGAATCTGGCGCTAACGGGTGCCAAACAACTCGGTTTGGATTTGCCTAATACCGCGACAGCGCAGCAACTCTTTACTGAATGTGCTGAAATGGACGGTTCAAGTTGGGATCACTCTGCGTTGATCAAAGCGATTGAGGCACGTGGTAATCACAATATTCGCGGTGAATAA
- a CDS encoding TetR/AcrR family transcriptional regulator: MARVRERNQTAIIEAASQYFAQFGYAATKVADIAKQANIPKPNIYYYYNSKDNLYRAVLESVTEPLLQASKPIQELDDPIEALTAYIQAKLMISRDHAYASKVFANEVMSGGQSLPKDIEQELQQQSEMIIAKFDSWIAQGRMEAVSSHHLMFTIWAATQTYADFGWQICRVMKKNKLTKQDYSDAAEFLTTMILKGCGVKSINDNSL, from the coding sequence GTGGCGAGAGTAAGAGAGCGCAATCAAACGGCCATTATTGAAGCCGCCAGCCAGTATTTTGCCCAGTTCGGCTATGCGGCGACTAAGGTTGCAGACATCGCAAAGCAAGCGAATATTCCCAAGCCCAATATCTATTATTACTACAATTCCAAAGATAACCTTTATCGTGCCGTATTAGAAAGCGTCACCGAACCGCTATTGCAAGCCTCGAAACCTATCCAAGAGCTGGATGACCCGATTGAAGCCTTAACCGCGTATATTCAAGCCAAGTTGATGATCTCACGGGATCATGCCTATGCTTCTAAAGTGTTTGCCAATGAAGTCATGTCGGGTGGGCAATCGCTTCCCAAAGATATTGAGCAAGAGTTGCAACAACAGTCTGAAATGATCATCGCCAAATTTGATTCTTGGATTGCACAAGGCAGAATGGAGGCAGTGTCATCCCATCATTTAATGTTTACGATTTGGGCGGCGACGCAAACTTATGCGGATTTCGGCTGGCAGATTTGTCGAGTCATGAAAAAGAACAAGCTCACCAAGCAAGACTATTCCGATGCGGCTGAGTTTTTAACCACGATGATTTTAAAAGGTTGTGGCGTTAAATCGATAAATGACAATTCGCTTTAG
- a CDS encoding MarC family protein, which produces MPHYTQAIITILALVNPAICAQMFAEATCNQDKPQQYKEAMKSVLSIAIVLLIAAFAGTSVLQAFGISLPAFSCAGGGILIWIGVQMIISVQRPATFEPVAAKSTSTTGLILFAASPGTITGVITVAASHHDSLIPYTAVFGVLMAMLVLLLVLMVFVAFSKKQQQPTMVKKMVTSYMGVIVIAMGAQFTLSGVKTFFFT; this is translated from the coding sequence ATGCCACATTATACTCAAGCCATTATTACCATTTTAGCCTTAGTCAACCCGGCGATTTGCGCTCAAATGTTTGCTGAGGCGACGTGTAATCAAGATAAACCGCAACAATACAAAGAGGCGATGAAGTCGGTGTTATCAATTGCCATTGTTTTATTGATTGCTGCGTTTGCTGGAACGTCTGTATTACAAGCTTTTGGGATTTCTTTGCCAGCCTTTTCATGTGCAGGAGGCGGGATCTTGATTTGGATTGGGGTGCAAATGATCATTTCGGTGCAGCGTCCCGCAACGTTTGAACCGGTGGCGGCAAAATCTACCTCCACCACAGGATTGATATTATTTGCAGCGAGCCCCGGTACGATTACGGGAGTCATTACAGTTGCGGCTTCTCATCATGATTCTTTGATCCCATATACGGCGGTATTTGGCGTCTTGATGGCTATGTTAGTCTTACTTTTGGTGTTAATGGTATTTGTGGCTTTTTCTAAAAAACAGCAACAACCTACAATGGTAAAAAAAATGGTCACCAGTTATATGGGAGTCATTGTGATTGCTATGGGTGCACAATTTACGCTTTCTGGAGTGAAAACATTTTTCTTCACATAA
- the yegS gene encoding lipid kinase YegS, whose protein sequence is MKAMRLILNGKKAGLLPLREAIIAARELGDIEVRVTWESGDVERLVQEAHQDNCQRLMIGGGDGSVKEAVDALMQIEESQRPELAILPLGTANDFATACLIPDDYAKALRLALEGEAVKVDCIQADDQYFMNVASGGFGAYVTANTPTELKNFLGGGAYTLHGLLRTLDFKPNQGKLVTPDQTISGRVIVSAICNGRLAGGGQQLAPNAKINDGLMDVVAWLETPAESLITTIKDMFDSEVSGEYIKRFRVPWVEWCSDSEMPINLDGEPIARKRIRFEVVPKAISLVLPENSPII, encoded by the coding sequence ATCAAGGCGATGAGATTGATTTTAAATGGCAAAAAAGCCGGTCTTTTACCATTACGAGAAGCGATTATTGCAGCTAGAGAGCTGGGTGATATTGAAGTTCGTGTCACTTGGGAGTCGGGCGATGTTGAGCGTTTAGTGCAAGAAGCTCATCAAGATAACTGCCAGCGCTTGATGATTGGCGGCGGTGATGGCTCAGTTAAGGAAGCCGTGGATGCTTTGATGCAAATAGAAGAATCGCAAAGACCGGAACTGGCAATTTTGCCTTTGGGGACGGCGAATGATTTTGCAACAGCTTGTTTGATTCCAGATGATTATGCTAAAGCCCTACGACTCGCTTTGGAAGGTGAGGCCGTTAAAGTCGATTGTATTCAAGCCGATGACCAATATTTTATGAATGTAGCCAGTGGTGGTTTTGGCGCTTATGTGACAGCCAATACCCCCACTGAGCTGAAAAACTTCCTTGGCGGTGGGGCTTATACGTTACATGGTTTATTGAGAACGTTAGATTTTAAACCCAATCAAGGAAAGCTGGTGACACCGGATCAAACGATCAGTGGTCGTGTCATTGTGAGTGCTATTTGTAATGGACGATTAGCGGGAGGAGGCCAACAACTTGCCCCCAATGCCAAAATTAATGATGGTCTTATGGATGTCGTTGCTTGGCTTGAAACACCAGCAGAAAGCTTGATCACCACAATTAAAGATATGTTTGATTCGGAAGTGAGTGGCGAATACATTAAGCGATTTCGAGTGCCTTGGGTTGAATGGTGTTCCGATTCTGAGATGCCAATTAACTTAGATGGAGAACCCATTGCCAGAAAGCGCATCCGCTTTGAAGTGGTGCCGAAGGCGATTTCATTAGTGCTTCCGGAAAATTCCCCGATCATCTAG
- a CDS encoding amino acid permease, with product MKLFGSALILSGTALGAGMLGIPMALAQFGFTVSLVLMLVIFIGTTYGALLLAEACTKTPQNGGMNSVAQLSLGTSGKYFINFFFYMLLICILVAYILGIGDLFHNLLSGMGFNVSQPVCYTVFSFLMAVVIIAGKSYIDGLNRVLFILMIAMLLTVVATLFTHIQFDYLAQTPDFQWQNVVKHSTTIFTSFASMVVIPSLVMYNKEATPKQIRNMVLLGSVIPLICYLTWLFAIIGNLGTEEISQFDNISQLIAAFGGSSGALKTIISIFSALALITSFLGVSMALFDQNKDAIMGIVKRTQLEEGKVTAILVFALTFILPLLVTSLFSNKFLNMLEYAGITLVFLAIWGPLAMVINVRKPSYKVLNLDKAYTAEGGTLALIASFFFGLFILISWFFN from the coding sequence ATGAAGTTATTCGGTAGTGCCTTGATTTTGTCGGGGACAGCATTAGGCGCAGGGATGTTGGGCATTCCAATGGCATTGGCACAGTTTGGTTTTACTGTCAGCCTGGTTTTGATGTTAGTGATTTTTATTGGCACCACTTATGGCGCATTATTATTGGCAGAAGCTTGTACTAAAACGCCTCAAAATGGTGGTATGAATAGTGTCGCTCAACTGTCTCTTGGAACCAGCGGAAAATATTTTATCAACTTCTTTTTCTATATGTTGTTGATTTGTATATTAGTCGCTTACATTCTTGGCATCGGTGACCTGTTTCATAACTTGTTGTCAGGCATGGGTTTTAATGTTTCACAACCCGTTTGTTATACCGTATTTAGCTTTTTAATGGCAGTCGTGATCATTGCCGGTAAGTCGTATATCGATGGCTTAAATCGAGTGTTATTCATTTTAATGATTGCCATGCTATTGACGGTTGTAGCGACCTTATTTACGCATATTCAATTTGATTACCTTGCGCAAACCCCAGACTTTCAGTGGCAAAATGTGGTGAAACACAGTACTACGATCTTTACCAGTTTTGCCTCTATGGTCGTGATCCCTTCTTTGGTGATGTACAACAAAGAAGCTACACCAAAGCAAATTCGCAACATGGTGTTATTAGGCTCAGTGATCCCGCTTATTTGTTATCTGACATGGTTATTTGCCATTATCGGTAACTTAGGCACCGAAGAGATCAGCCAGTTTGATAATATCTCGCAATTAATTGCAGCCTTTGGTGGTTCGTCTGGTGCATTAAAAACGATCATCTCAATTTTCTCAGCATTAGCGTTGATCACCTCTTTCTTGGGCGTGTCGATGGCGTTATTTGATCAAAACAAAGATGCGATCATGGGGATAGTAAAGCGCACTCAATTAGAAGAAGGAAAAGTGACGGCTATTTTGGTCTTTGCTTTGACCTTTATTCTGCCACTACTGGTGACGAGTTTATTTTCAAACAAGTTCTTGAATATGTTGGAATATGCCGGCATCACTTTAGTGTTCTTAGCCATTTGGGGACCACTGGCTATGGTTATCAATGTCCGTAAACCAAGCTATAAGGTGTTGAATTTAGATAAAGCCTATACTGCAGAAGGGGGCACATTGGCGTTAATTGCGTCGTTTTTCTTCGGCTTATTTATTCTCATTTCTTGGTTCTTCAATTAA
- the xdhA gene encoding xanthine dehydrogenase small subunit — protein MITFLLNQTLKRESHISPNMTVLNYLRTQLHKTGTKEGCGSGDCGACTVVLGELVDGQLQYRSVNSCLTFVSSLHGKQLITVEDLKNKQSLHPVQQALVDFHGSQCGYCTPGFIMSMFALSKNKPKANKEDVMESLAGNLCRCTGYRPIVDAALSLSSEQPLLDQFAELEQQTIAKLEKIDAKTTPLVLDNLTSFSPTTTDELAELYERHPNAKLVAGGTDLALEVTQFHREIETLINVTGVMDMKTIRETEQDIVIGANMPISDCYATLAKHYPDFGHLLHRFASLQVRNQGTIGGNVANASPIGDTPPLLIALNARLKLRKGQKVREIAIDEYFINYKVTVQQPSEFIEQIIIPKPIDSKNTQYFSAYKLSKRIDDDISAVCGAFNFTIENDVITDVRIAFGGMAAIPKRADLCEKALLGQVWNKQTVEAAMTQLAQDFEPLSDFRASKEYRSKTACNMLLRFFLEQQTQAQSQQNSENFKQTSIETRVTSYV, from the coding sequence TTGATTACGTTTTTACTCAATCAAACACTAAAGCGTGAAAGTCACATTTCACCGAATATGACGGTGTTAAATTATTTGCGTACCCAATTACATAAAACGGGTACCAAAGAAGGTTGCGGTTCTGGAGATTGCGGTGCATGTACTGTGGTTTTAGGTGAACTGGTTGATGGTCAGTTGCAATATCGTAGCGTCAATTCGTGCCTAACTTTTGTGTCATCCTTGCATGGCAAGCAATTGATCACGGTGGAAGACCTTAAAAATAAACAATCGTTGCATCCGGTACAACAAGCTTTGGTGGACTTTCATGGTTCACAGTGCGGTTACTGCACACCGGGTTTTATCATGTCAATGTTTGCCTTGAGTAAAAATAAACCGAAAGCCAATAAAGAAGATGTGATGGAATCTTTGGCAGGTAACTTGTGCCGCTGTACAGGCTATCGTCCGATTGTTGATGCGGCCTTATCATTAAGTTCCGAGCAGCCTTTATTGGATCAATTTGCGGAACTTGAACAACAAACCATTGCGAAACTTGAAAAAATTGATGCCAAAACCACGCCATTGGTATTGGATAATCTCACCAGTTTTTCACCAACCACAACCGATGAGTTAGCCGAATTATACGAACGTCATCCAAACGCTAAGCTGGTGGCGGGCGGCACAGATTTAGCACTTGAAGTGACGCAATTTCACCGTGAAATTGAAACTTTAATTAATGTGACTGGCGTGATGGATATGAAAACCATCCGTGAAACCGAACAAGATATTGTGATTGGTGCCAATATGCCGATCAGCGATTGTTACGCCACACTAGCAAAACACTACCCAGATTTTGGCCACTTGTTGCATCGCTTTGCATCGTTACAAGTGCGAAACCAAGGCACTATTGGGGGCAATGTTGCCAATGCGTCTCCTATTGGTGACACGCCCCCGCTTCTTATTGCGCTCAATGCTCGGCTCAAATTAAGAAAAGGGCAGAAGGTGCGTGAAATTGCCATTGATGAGTATTTCATTAATTACAAAGTAACGGTTCAGCAGCCTTCAGAATTTATTGAACAAATTATTATTCCTAAGCCAATAGATTCAAAGAACACGCAATATTTCAGCGCGTACAAATTATCCAAACGAATTGATGATGATATTTCGGCGGTGTGTGGGGCGTTTAATTTCACGATTGAAAATGATGTCATAACAGACGTTCGCATTGCTTTCGGTGGTATGGCGGCGATCCCAAAACGTGCAGATTTGTGTGAAAAAGCCTTATTAGGTCAAGTGTGGAATAAGCAAACTGTAGAGGCTGCCATGACGCAACTGGCACAAGATTTCGAGCCATTATCGGATTTTCGGGCGAGTAAAGAATACCGCTCGAAAACCGCCTGCAATATGTTATTGCGCTTTTTCTTAGAGCAACAAACGCAAGCCCAATCACAACAAAATAGTGAGAATTTTAAACAAACCAGTATTGAAACGAGGGTCACGTCTTATGTCTAA